CTTCTTATCGCCCGTCCTTCCATCAAGTAGAATGATATTACCTGTGCGGGCAACCGTTGCGATAGTTTCCATATCCGGACTgtaacgcacacacataacCTTCTCGTTGTGTTCTTTTACGTTGCAGGTGAACTTAAAGGGAACACCCTCATAGAAACCCACCATATTATCCGCACTTCCGGTTACCGCGCGAAATGGTCGATCCCCCCGCACATCACACGAAAGGATACTCTGTGTGTGGCCATTAATGCTTCCGATTGTATTTCCTGACACGGTTACCGCGGCCGCGAAGTTGTTCCGTCCGTCACCCACCACCACAAGCCGTTCCTCATCTCGTGTCCACGCCACGTCCCGGACTGGTCCTTCCAGTAGCTGCCCGTTGTATTTCTCTTGTGTGCCGTTACGCCGCTCCCACAAGCgcacatttcccttttgatCTCCGGATGCCACGAATTTGCTGGAAGGACTTATGCGCACTGCAGTTACTGGCGACGTGTGGTGCCAACAACAGAGGATGGAATCCGCCCCTGTGGTTGAGATGTCACGCACCACCACATTGTTACCACTACCGTATGCCACAAGCGTGTCATGAGCCGAAATTGACGTCGGTGTTGCTCGTGTTGTGGAGGGCGCACTAGGAATAATACCCTCAAGTTGCAGTTGATGAACTGACATGAACAAAGGGTGCAACCCCTAAaggtttttttgtcttcccttTAGTTGTTTCGGTTTGAGGTATCGTGCTTTCTCTCTAACGTTGTTATCCCTCCAGTTCCCTTCCAAAttcttgtttattgtttacaAATGGTACCCCCTTtccgcttttctttttttttttaaacaaaaaatatgacTTCACTCCCCGTGTCCACGGCAGAAAACATGGAGGACAGATGATCGACACATCGATACTGCACGTACGCGTGTGAGTGTGAGTTCACATGCAAATGCAAGTGTAAGAGAAAGTACTGGGGGCGCCTCATTGGAATATATAACTgcgcttttccttttttttttttgcaaactATGAGTAGGAAagtatttttttatatttgtcgCGAAAGCCCGCCAATAACATTTATTCTTTccgttttccctctcttacGGTATCCCACCAGGATGTCCTTAAGGGGACATTTCGCCAAACAGTTCGGTAGTTGGTGccgagtaaagaaaaaaaggaaagagttaGGGGTGATGCCAAAGCCGCGGGGATGAAAAAAGGcagcaaaaattaaaaaaaaacatcaaaatgTTCTAAACAAAACTGCCTGCAatggaataaaaagaaaagaaagatggaaAACTGTAAAGTAAAACGCAACGCAACTTCTGCTTAAAAGTTTTGAACCAATTCAACAATGTTTCCGGTTCCTTCCCTTAGTGGTTGAGGGAGAACAGggaacaaaaatacaaaaataacgAGGAAATAAAGAGACTGCACGAAAAATATATGGCAGAGTTagtgtgttctttttctttttgtgttttccaTGGGGCATCCCGAAAGTAGACGCGATAAAAAGAGGAATCGGAGTGCGAAGTAGCAATAGCGGAGGCTCGCTTCATAGGTGCCAGTAGTTCTCCTTGGTGAATATAAGTTAAATGAAAGCAATGTTATAAAATTAacccctcttcccttcttggGCCCTTTCCACCAAACCTCTCTCTTGCCTGTTTGGTAAtacgcatatatacatacttATGTATACatttaataatatatatatatatatatattcacgtTTTCATACCTCTGTGCAGAGATTTGGACATGTGTTCATGCCAATCTGTTTCTTTACATGAAGacgtggggggggggggaggggaggaaaagcaTTCCCGGGCTCATGGTTAACcatctcccttttcccccctatTCATTGCGATTGTCTTCCCTCTGTTAATTAACACGTAGGTGCtgctcccccttccctccatAGCTAGCTAGCGTCAAAAACTCAATACAACCGTAGTGGTATACCATCAAACTTCAAGCTTTTTCATTACATTTAGAGATCCGTCGTCGCCCGCTCCGATAAGTTTTGCAGAAGCTACGAATCTTTTGTGTCTTTCTCAGCTTCTTCTGTGGTCCCTTCCGCGTCAATGCTGTTGGCATGCGGTACGTGTGAGGGGATGAATGTGAAAAATGGGTGCTGCAGCGCCTCCTCTGCTGTAAGCCGATGTTGCGGTTCGTAGGCCAGGAGACGGACAAGGAGATCTACGCCATTCTCACCAATGATATCCAACGCCTTATGCCTAATGAAGTACCTGGTTAAGTTTATCCTTGCCAAGTCGCTTGTATTGCCACATTGTACCCGACTATATTTCTTTTGCAGATCCTCAAGAAAACTACTCAGCGCAGGCGCGTGCTTTCCATAGTGTGCGTATAGATTCATGCTGGGAAAGGTAGAAGATGTGGGTGGGCCTAAGCGGCTAAATATGCACATCAGCTGTTCCACCTCACTACGCCCACGAAAGAGCGTGCTGCCGCTTGCAGCTTCAGCAACGATGCAAGCCACACTCCACATATCCGCAGTGAAGCGGTAATTTATGTTTCCCAGAATAACATCGGGGCTGCGATACCATAACGTAATAGCTTCATGTTGGTATTTTTTAACGGGAATTCCATCCATACGGCTAAGACCAAAGTCTGTTACCTTTAGGATGTACGATGGTGTTGgggtttcctctttcccatCGCTACTAGGCCCCTCATTACCTTGTTGTCTCGACCCTTTTCGTACA
Above is a window of Trypanosoma brucei brucei TREU927 chromosome 3, complete sequence DNA encoding:
- a CDS encoding cell division control protein, putative (similar to SP:Q06309: Cell division protein kinase 2 homolog CRK1 (EC 2.7.1.-). {Leishmania mexicana}), translated to MTDADRSVAGGKLRRVHDYTFHTGTDFLGSGMYGDVFKATRSTQANKDREVKPNGNDSTRHEKEEEDGGGDVVALKRTRCGDDKEGLPASALREVMVLKEISRSLEDPPGDDEVALVGGSNLVKLYDVVVDRNCVYIITEFCDGGDLASYLKRQPGRHFTDPKIYRQMMRDLLRGVCYLHRKEISHRDLKPQNILLKSVRKGSRQQGNEGPSSDGKEETPTPSYILKVTDFGLSRMDGIPVKKYQHEAITLWYRSPDVILGNINYRFTADMWSVACIVAEAASGSTLFRGRSEVEQLMCIFSRLGPPTSSTFPSMNLYAHYGKHAPALSSFLEDLQKKYSRVQCGNTSDLARINLTRYFIRHKALDIIGENGVDLLVRLLAYEPQHRLTAEEALQHPFFTFIPSHVPHANSIDAEGTTEEAEKDTKDS